In candidate division KSB1 bacterium, one genomic interval encodes:
- the fbp gene encoding class 1 fructose-bisphosphatase yields the protein MSQRLVTIERHIMETQRQFPHATGEFSALLYDIALAAKIIAREVNKAGLLDVSGVTGATNVHGEEVQKLDEYADTVIRNAMDHTGRLSVMASEEHEDIIPIPEEYETGKYVFMYDPLDGSSNIDANVSIGTIFSIYRKISDGRGGCLEDCLQSGAQQLAAGYVIYGSSTMMVVTTGNGVHGFTLDPTVGEFLLSHKNIKIPKRGKIYSVNEGNFERWNDETRKYISYLKQNDPETNRPYSSRYIGSLVADFHRNLLYGGIFLYPADKKSPKGKLRLMYEANPLGLIVEKAGGYASNGDDRILDIEPESIHQRTPLIIGSYDDVKEAEAFLRGKR from the coding sequence ATGAGTCAAAGACTGGTTACCATTGAGCGCCACATTATGGAAACCCAGCGGCAATTTCCCCACGCCACAGGTGAGTTTTCGGCGCTTTTATACGATATTGCCCTCGCTGCTAAAATTATCGCCAGAGAAGTTAACAAAGCCGGACTTCTGGATGTTTCAGGCGTTACCGGTGCAACCAATGTCCATGGAGAGGAAGTCCAGAAGTTAGATGAATATGCTGACACGGTTATTCGCAACGCCATGGATCACACGGGTCGCTTGAGTGTCATGGCCTCAGAGGAACACGAAGATATTATCCCGATTCCGGAAGAATACGAGACCGGAAAATATGTTTTTATGTACGACCCTTTAGACGGCTCTTCAAACATCGATGCCAATGTCAGTATCGGCACCATATTTTCAATTTACCGGAAAATTTCCGATGGTCGTGGCGGCTGCCTCGAAGATTGTTTGCAGTCCGGAGCCCAGCAGCTTGCGGCCGGCTATGTGATTTATGGGTCGTCTACAATGATGGTCGTCACGACCGGCAACGGCGTGCATGGATTTACCCTCGATCCGACGGTGGGTGAATTTTTACTTTCACACAAAAATATTAAAATACCAAAGCGAGGCAAAATTTACAGCGTGAACGAAGGCAACTTTGAACGCTGGAATGATGAAACCAGAAAATATATCAGCTATCTCAAGCAAAACGACCCGGAAACAAATCGTCCGTATTCCTCCCGCTATATTGGGTCGCTGGTCGCCGACTTTCATCGAAATTTGCTTTATGGCGGAATCTTTCTCTATCCTGCGGATAAGAAGAGCCCTAAAGGCAAGCTGCGCTTGATGTACGAAGCCAATCCCCTCGGGCTGATTGTTGAAAAAGCCGGCGGCTACGCGAGTAACGGGGACGACAGAATATTAGATATCGAACCGGAATCGATTCATCAAAGAACGCCGCTCATCATCGGCAGTTATGACGATGTCAAAGAAGCTGAGGCGTTTCTCAGGGGTAAAAGATAA
- a CDS encoding pyridoxal-phosphate dependent enzyme yields the protein KMLSLSFQEKQKCIITASAGNHGLGVAHAAKMLGIQGKIVVPENASLAKIKALQNYELELLKQGRDYDEAEEIAWEIQKRENFTFVHAFSDPEIIAGQGTIGLEILEELPETETIIVPIGGGGLIAGIAIAAKSINPKVKVVGVQSEASPAMFNSVQAARCVETPIEETIADGLAGRFVTEWTLQLTQKYVDEVVLVSENGIKEAIKLMIENEHMLIEGAAAVGVAALLEERIKTHGKIVVILTGRNIHSQVLKEILA from the coding sequence CAAGATGCTCTCGCTTTCCTTCCAAGAAAAACAAAAATGCATTATCACGGCCTCTGCAGGTAACCACGGATTGGGCGTCGCTCATGCGGCGAAAATGCTCGGCATTCAAGGCAAAATCGTCGTTCCCGAAAACGCCTCGCTTGCCAAAATAAAAGCCTTGCAAAATTACGAGCTGGAATTGCTCAAACAAGGGCGCGATTATGATGAGGCGGAAGAAATCGCCTGGGAAATTCAGAAACGGGAGAATTTCACGTTTGTCCACGCCTTCAGCGATCCGGAAATTATCGCAGGGCAGGGCACAATTGGTCTGGAGATTTTAGAGGAGCTTCCGGAAACTGAAACGATTATTGTACCCATTGGCGGCGGCGGACTTATTGCCGGCATCGCCATCGCAGCGAAATCAATCAATCCCAAAGTTAAAGTAGTTGGCGTTCAGTCCGAGGCATCTCCTGCCATGTTCAACTCAGTTCAAGCTGCCAGGTGTGTGGAAACGCCGATTGAGGAAACCATCGCCGATGGCCTGGCGGGCCGGTTCGTCACCGAGTGGACTTTGCAATTAACCCAAAAGTATGTTGATGAAGTCGTTCTCGTTTCCGAAAACGGCATCAAGGAAGCGATAAAACTGATGATAGAAAATGAGCACATGCTTATCGAAGGGGCGGCTGCAGTGGGCGTTGCTGCCTTGCTTGAAGAAAGGATAAAAACTCATGGAAAAATTGTTGTAATCCTGACCGGGAGGAATATTCATTCGCAGGTTCTCAAAGAGATATTAGCCTAA